From the Choloepus didactylus isolate mChoDid1 chromosome 20, mChoDid1.pri, whole genome shotgun sequence genome, one window contains:
- the PFN4 gene encoding profilin-4, with the protein MSHLQNLLLDTLLGTKHVDSAALIKLQERSLCVASPGFSIMPSDIRTLVNGFAKNPLQARREGLYFKEKDYKCVRADDYSLYAKNENTGVVVVKTQQYLLVATYSEGMYPSVCVEATEKLGEYLRKKGN; encoded by the exons ATGAGCCATTTACAGAACTTACTATTGGACACCCTATTGGGAACAAAGCATGTGGACAGTGCAGCCCTCATCAAGCTCCAGGAGCGGAGCCTGTGTGTAGCATCACCTGGATTTAGT ATAATGCCCAGTGACATTCGAACACTTGTGAACGGATTTGCCAAGAACCCTTTGCAAGCCCGAAGAGAGGGATTGTATTTTAAGGAAAAGGATTACAAATGTGTCCGGGCAGATGATTATTCTCTTTATGCTAAAAAT GAAAACACTGGCGTGGTCGTTGTGAAGACCCAGCAGTATCTTTTGGTGGCAACTTACAGTGAGGGCATGTATCCTAGTGTCTGTGTGGAAGCTACAGAGAAGCTGG gagaatatctaagaaaaaaaggaaattaa